Proteins encoded together in one Candidatus Eisenbacteria bacterium window:
- a CDS encoding bifunctional UDP-3-O-[3-hydroxymyristoyl] N-acetylglucosamine deacetylase/3-hydroxyacyl-ACP dehydratase: MPQQRTLAGPATIRGIGLHTGIETQLTLKPAEADTGVRFVRVDISGRPEVRVCPENAGNLASAMRRTVLRAGSTEVHTVEHVLASLAGLSIDNAVLEIDGPEAPEPIDGSARPIVEAILAAGIAEQKAERRPLKLAEPIAHSERGAQIIGLPHDGFRISFTIHYDSALVGTQHASYEITPETFAKEIAPARTFVLFRDVQALRDAGMIKGGSTRNAVVVHDDRIESDEPLRYQDEFVRHKILDLIGDLSLLGRPIEGHVLSLRSGHDSNVQFVKKICAAQTQASPYEKLADLVHFDIQAIERIMPHRYPMLLVDRILLIEEGRRVVGLKNVTINEPFFAGHFPGHPIMPAVLIIEAMAQVGGVLLLHTVDEPDDKLVYFMGIDKAKFRRPVLPGDQLIFDLEMAKMKSRICKMAGRCFCRGQLVAEADLLSMIVDR; encoded by the coding sequence ATGCCTCAGCAGAGAACTCTGGCCGGCCCCGCCACGATCCGCGGCATCGGTCTCCACACGGGTATCGAGACACAGCTCACGCTGAAGCCGGCCGAGGCGGACACCGGAGTCCGTTTCGTCCGCGTCGACATCTCAGGTCGGCCCGAGGTCCGCGTCTGTCCTGAGAACGCCGGGAATCTCGCCTCGGCGATGCGCCGGACGGTCCTCCGGGCGGGTTCGACCGAAGTCCATACCGTTGAGCATGTGCTGGCCTCCTTGGCCGGGCTTTCGATCGACAATGCCGTCCTCGAAATCGACGGCCCCGAGGCCCCCGAGCCGATTGACGGCAGCGCGCGCCCGATCGTCGAGGCCATCCTGGCGGCGGGAATCGCGGAGCAGAAGGCCGAGCGCCGCCCGCTGAAGCTGGCGGAACCGATCGCGCACTCGGAACGGGGCGCGCAGATCATCGGCCTTCCCCACGACGGATTCCGGATCTCCTTCACGATCCACTATGACAGCGCCCTCGTCGGCACCCAGCACGCGAGCTATGAGATCACTCCGGAGACCTTCGCGAAGGAGATCGCGCCCGCAAGGACCTTTGTCCTCTTCCGCGACGTCCAGGCCCTTCGGGACGCGGGAATGATCAAGGGTGGATCGACCCGCAACGCGGTCGTGGTGCATGACGATCGCATTGAGTCGGACGAGCCCCTCCGCTACCAAGACGAGTTCGTGCGCCACAAGATCCTCGACTTGATCGGCGATCTCTCGCTGCTGGGCCGCCCGATCGAGGGGCATGTGCTTTCGCTCCGCAGCGGCCATGACTCGAACGTGCAGTTCGTGAAGAAGATCTGCGCCGCGCAGACCCAGGCCTCGCCGTACGAGAAGCTGGCGGATCTCGTCCACTTCGACATCCAGGCGATCGAGCGGATCATGCCGCATCGCTACCCCATGCTCCTCGTGGACCGGATCCTGTTGATCGAGGAAGGGCGGAGGGTGGTCGGACTGAAGAACGTGACGATCAACGAACCCTTCTTCGCCGGCCACTTTCCCGGCCATCCGATCATGCCGGCCGTTCTCATCATCGAGGCCATGGCCCAGGTGGGTGGGGTCCTGTTGTTGCACACGGTGGATGAGCCTGACGACAAGCTGGTCTACTTCATGGGAATCGACAAGGCGAAGTTCCGCAGGCCTGTCCTTCCCGGGGATCAACTCATCTTCGATCTCGAGATGGCGAAGATGAAGAGCCGGATCTGCAAGATGGCGGGACGCTGCTTCTGTCGCGGCCAGCTCGTGGCCGAGGCCGATCTGCTCTCGATGATCGTCGACCGGTAG
- a CDS encoding Gfo/Idh/MocA family oxidoreductase, whose protein sequence is MTVREVEPLPVAIVGCGHLGTYHARVYARTPGCRVVAVVDSDPHKAQKLAAELSCDALQTIDSLPGRVAAASIATPTTTHEEVALPLLAGGVDLLIEKPLAADSAAGARVVAAARKAGRTLAVGQIERCNPAFLVARRELRTPQFIESHRLATFVPRSLDVDVILDLMIHDLDLVLSLVQSPVEAIDAVGVSVITDGADIANARLRFADGRVANLTASRVSRQRMRKIRFFERSRYVSIDLNARKVDVIRLSRASGFAPPGEPGHGTGAQAPLPPEAAMLAAKGLALSHETIDVSEGDALENEIEAFLAGCRGLGPVAVDGEAGLKSLDLALQVRAAVARSVERLGDLDSR, encoded by the coding sequence TTGACGGTGCGCGAAGTGGAACCACTCCCCGTCGCGATCGTCGGTTGCGGTCATCTCGGGACCTATCACGCGCGCGTCTACGCGCGGACGCCCGGTTGCCGGGTCGTTGCCGTCGTCGACAGCGATCCGCACAAGGCGCAAAAGCTCGCGGCCGAGTTGAGCTGCGACGCCCTGCAGACGATCGACTCCCTGCCTGGCAGGGTCGCGGCCGCGAGCATCGCGACGCCGACGACGACCCACGAGGAAGTCGCCCTCCCGCTTCTGGCGGGAGGCGTTGACCTCCTCATCGAGAAACCGCTGGCGGCGGATTCCGCCGCCGGCGCGCGCGTCGTCGCCGCCGCGCGCAAGGCGGGCCGGACGCTCGCCGTGGGGCAGATCGAGCGATGCAACCCGGCCTTCCTCGTCGCTCGGCGAGAGCTCAGGACCCCGCAGTTCATCGAATCCCACAGGCTGGCGACCTTCGTGCCCCGGAGCCTCGATGTCGACGTGATCCTCGATCTCATGATCCACGATCTGGACCTCGTCCTCTCACTCGTCCAGTCCCCCGTGGAAGCGATCGACGCGGTGGGAGTTTCCGTGATCACGGATGGAGCGGACATCGCGAACGCGCGCCTGCGGTTCGCGGACGGCCGCGTCGCGAACTTGACGGCGAGCCGCGTCTCGAGACAGCGGATGCGCAAGATCCGCTTCTTCGAGCGCTCGCGCTACGTCTCCATCGACCTGAACGCTCGCAAGGTGGACGTCATCCGCCTCTCTCGGGCGAGCGGCTTCGCCCCGCCGGGGGAGCCGGGGCATGGGACAGGCGCCCAGGCGCCGCTGCCGCCGGAGGCTGCGATGCTCGCGGCGAAGGGGCTCGCCTTGAGCCACGAGACGATCGACGTGAGCGAGGGCGACGCCCTCGAGAACGAGATCGAGGCCTTTCTGGCGGGCTGCCGAGGCCTCGGCCCCGTCGCGGTAGACGGGGAGGCGGGGTTGAAGAGCCTCGACCTCGCGCTGCAGGTGCGCGCCGCCGTCGCGCGCAGCGTGGAGCGACTGGGAGATCTCGACTCGCGATGA
- the lpxA gene encoding acyl-ACP--UDP-N-acetylglucosamine O-acyltransferase — translation MPKIDPSARVSLHAELADDVRVGPWCIVGRKVRLASGCVLDSNVLIDGDTHVGPNCRFHHGAAIGTAPQDLKYRGAPSSLIIGSGNVFRECSTVNRATGAGEATRIGDSNLIMSYAHIAHNCVIGSHVILANSANVAGHVEMGDYAIVGGVTPVHQFVKIGAHSIIGGGCRVPKDVVPYVRAAGEPLRVNGLNSIGLQRRGFGDDLRSELKKAYRIFFRKNLLVADALARIRSECKPYPEVEYFCSFVERSERGITR, via the coding sequence ATGCCGAAGATCGATCCCTCGGCTCGCGTCTCACTGCACGCCGAGCTTGCCGATGACGTCCGCGTCGGACCCTGGTGCATCGTGGGCAGGAAGGTCCGGCTCGCGTCCGGGTGCGTGCTCGACTCGAACGTCCTGATCGACGGAGACACCCATGTGGGGCCGAACTGCCGCTTCCATCACGGGGCGGCGATCGGTACCGCCCCGCAGGATCTGAAGTACCGCGGCGCGCCCTCCTCCCTCATCATCGGGAGCGGGAATGTCTTCCGCGAGTGCAGCACGGTCAATCGCGCGACGGGGGCGGGGGAGGCGACGCGGATCGGTGACAGCAATCTGATCATGTCCTACGCCCACATCGCCCACAACTGCGTGATCGGCAGCCACGTGATCCTGGCCAACTCGGCCAATGTAGCCGGGCATGTCGAGATGGGCGACTATGCGATCGTCGGCGGGGTGACGCCGGTCCACCAGTTCGTGAAGATCGGAGCCCACTCGATCATTGGGGGCGGTTGCAGGGTTCCCAAGGACGTCGTGCCCTACGTGAGGGCGGCGGGAGAGCCTCTGCGCGTCAACGGACTGAACTCGATCGGTCTACAGCGGCGCGGATTCGGAGATGACCTGCGCTCCGAACTCAAGAAGGCATACAGGATCTTCTTCCGCAAGAACCTCCTCGTTGCCGATGCCCTTGCCCGCATCCGCAGCGAGTGCAAACCGTATCCGGAGGTGGAGTACTTCTGCAGTTTCGTGGAGCGCTCTGAGCGCGGGATCACCCGTTGA